One Arthrobacter sp. StoSoilB20 DNA segment encodes these proteins:
- the rpsS gene encoding 30S ribosomal protein S19, which translates to MPRSLKKGPFVDQHLFVKVARENDKGTKNVIKTWSRRSMIIPDMLGHTIAVHDGRKHIPVFVTESMVGHKLGEFAPTRTFRGHVKDDRKGKRR; encoded by the coding sequence ATGCCACGCAGCCTGAAAAAAGGTCCTTTCGTTGACCAGCACCTCTTTGTGAAGGTCGCACGGGAAAACGATAAGGGCACCAAGAACGTCATCAAGACCTGGTCCCGCCGTTCGATGATCATCCCCGACATGCTCGGGCACACGATCGCCGTACACGACGGACGCAAGCACATCCCGGTGTTTGTCACAGAGTCGATGGTCGGGCACAAGCTCGGCGAATTCGCTCCCACGCGGACATTCCGCGGCCATGTTAAGGACGACCGTAAGGGCAAGCGCCGCTAG
- the rplB gene encoding 50S ribosomal protein L2 — MGIRKYKPTTPGRRGSSVADFAEITRSTPEKSLLRPLHKTGGRNNSGKITTRHKGGGHKRQYRLIDFRRHDKDGINARVAEIEYDPNRTARIALLHYVDGTKRYIIAPNKLSQGDFVEAGPDADIKPGNNLPLRNIPVGTVIHAVELRPGGGAKMARSAGASVQLVAKEGRFAQLRLPSGEIRNVDVRCRATVGEVGNAEQSNINWGKAGRMRWKGVRPTVRGVAMNPVDHPHGGGEGKTSGGRHPVNPNGKPEGRTRRPNKESDKLIVRRRRTGKNKR, encoded by the coding sequence ATGGGAATCCGTAAATACAAGCCGACTACCCCGGGCCGTCGTGGCTCGAGCGTAGCCGACTTTGCTGAAATCACGCGATCGACTCCGGAAAAGTCGTTGCTGCGTCCGCTGCACAAAACAGGCGGCCGTAACAACTCCGGTAAGATCACCACCCGTCACAAGGGTGGTGGGCACAAGCGCCAGTACCGTCTGATCGACTTCCGTCGTCACGACAAGGACGGCATCAACGCCCGCGTTGCCGAAATCGAGTACGACCCGAACCGCACGGCTCGCATCGCACTCCTGCACTACGTTGATGGCACCAAGCGTTACATCATCGCCCCCAACAAGCTGTCCCAGGGTGACTTCGTCGAGGCTGGTCCCGACGCTGACATCAAGCCGGGCAACAACCTGCCGCTGCGCAACATCCCGGTTGGTACCGTAATCCACGCAGTTGAACTGCGTCCGGGTGGCGGCGCCAAGATGGCACGTTCCGCAGGTGCTTCGGTACAGCTCGTTGCCAAGGAAGGCCGTTTCGCCCAGCTGCGTCTGCCCTCCGGTGAAATCCGCAACGTTGACGTGCGCTGCCGCGCAACCGTCGGCGAGGTCGGCAACGCCGAGCAGTCGAACATCAACTGGGGCAAGGCCGGCCGCATGCGCTGGAAGGGCGTTCGCCCGACCGTCCGTGGTGTAGCCATGAACCCGGTTGACCACCCGCACGGTGGTGGTGAAGGTAAGACTTCCGGTGGACGTCACCCGGTTAACCCGAACGGCAAGCCCGAGGGCCGTACCCGCCGTCCGAACAAAGAGAGCGACAAGCTTATTGTTCGTCGCCGCCGTACTGGCAAGAACAAGCGATAG
- the rplW gene encoding 50S ribosomal protein L23, with protein sequence MSVTTIKDPRDVVLAPVVSEKSYGLIDEGKYTFLVDPRSNKTEIKLAVEKIFSVKVDSINTINRAGKRKRTKFGWGQRKSTKRAIVTLKEGTIDIFGGPLA encoded by the coding sequence GTGAGCGTGACCACCATCAAGGACCCGCGCGACGTCGTGCTTGCACCCGTCGTTTCGGAAAAGAGCTACGGTCTGATCGACGAAGGCAAGTACACCTTCCTGGTGGACCCTCGCTCGAACAAGACCGAGATCAAATTGGCCGTTGAGAAGATCTTCTCGGTCAAGGTTGACTCGATCAACACCATCAACCGTGCCGGTAAGCGCAAGCGCACCAAATTCGGCTGGGGACAGCGCAAGAGCACCAAGCGTGCAATTGTCACCCTCAAAGAAGGCACAATCGACATCTTCGGCGGTCCGCTCGCGTAG
- the rplD gene encoding 50S ribosomal protein L4 produces the protein MTSTVKVDLPAEIFDVQTNVPLLHQVVVAQLAAARQGTHKTKTRAEVSGAGRKPFKQKGTGRARQGSIRAPHMTGGGVVHGPTPRDYSQRTPKKMKAAALRGALSDRARNGRIHVIAELVAGTKPSAKEALASLRSVTERKNLLVVIERANDVAALSVRNLQDVHVLYADQLNTYDVLVSDDVVFTKAAFEAFVADKAKNEEASK, from the coding sequence ATGACTAGCACTGTCAAGGTAGACCTGCCTGCAGAGATCTTCGACGTCCAGACCAACGTGCCGCTGCTGCACCAGGTCGTCGTCGCACAGCTCGCTGCTGCACGCCAGGGTACCCACAAGACGAAGACCCGCGCCGAGGTTTCCGGTGCAGGTCGCAAGCCGTTCAAGCAGAAGGGTACCGGCCGCGCCCGTCAGGGTTCCATCCGTGCTCCTCACATGACCGGCGGTGGCGTTGTCCACGGTCCGACCCCTCGTGACTACAGCCAGCGCACCCCCAAGAAGATGAAGGCTGCTGCACTCCGCGGCGCCCTGTCTGACCGCGCCCGCAACGGCCGCATCCACGTCATCGCTGAACTGGTAGCCGGCACCAAGCCGTCCGCCAAGGAAGCACTGGCTTCGCTGCGCTCCGTTACTGAGCGCAAGAACCTGCTCGTTGTTATCGAGCGCGCCAACGATGTTGCTGCACTGTCCGTGCGCAACCTCCAGGATGTTCACGTTCTGTACGCAGATCAGCTGAACACCTACGACGTGCTTGTCTCCGACGACGTGGTCTTCACCAAGGCTGCTTTCGAGGCGTTCGTCGCTGACAAGGCAAAGAACGAGGAGGCCTCCAAGTGA
- the rplC gene encoding 50S ribosomal protein L3, with protein MTATRNVKGLLGTKLGMTQVWDENNKLIPVTVVQADSNVITQLRNAEVDGYVAVQIGYGQIDPRKVTKPLAGHFEKAGVTPRRHVVELRTADAASYELGQELSVEIFEAGQKIDVVGTSKGKGFAGVMKRHGFHGVGASHGAHKNHRKPGSIGGASTPSRVFKGLKMAGRMGAERHTTLNLTVHAVDVEKSLLLIKGAVPGARGQVVLVRTAVKGA; from the coding sequence ATGACCGCAACCCGTAACGTAAAGGGCCTGCTGGGCACGAAGCTCGGCATGACCCAGGTCTGGGACGAGAACAACAAGCTCATCCCGGTAACTGTTGTCCAGGCTGACTCCAACGTCATCACCCAGCTGCGCAACGCAGAGGTGGATGGCTACGTCGCCGTACAGATCGGCTACGGCCAGATCGACCCCCGCAAGGTCACCAAGCCGCTGGCTGGTCACTTTGAAAAGGCCGGCGTCACCCCTCGCCGCCACGTCGTCGAACTGCGTACCGCAGACGCCGCATCCTACGAGCTGGGCCAGGAGCTCTCTGTTGAGATCTTCGAAGCCGGCCAGAAGATCGACGTCGTCGGCACCTCAAAGGGTAAGGGCTTCGCCGGTGTTATGAAGCGTCACGGCTTCCACGGCGTTGGCGCTTCCCACGGTGCCCACAAGAACCACCGTAAGCCTGGCTCCATCGGTGGCGCATCCACCCCGAGCCGCGTCTTCAAGGGCCTGAAAATGGCCGGCCGCATGGGCGCCGAACGTCACACCACGCTGAACCTCACCGTTCACGCTGTTGACGTTGAGAAGTCGCTGCTCCTTATCAAGGGTGCCGTTCCCGGCGCCCGCGGCCAGGTCGTACTCGTACGCACCGCCGTGAAGGGAGCCTAG
- the rpsJ gene encoding 30S ribosomal protein S10 — translation MAGQKIRIRLKSYDHEVIDVSARKIVETVTRAGATVVGPVPLPTEKNVYCVIRSPHKYKDSREHFEMRTHKRLIDIIDPTPKAVDSLMRLDLPADVNIEIKL, via the coding sequence ATGGCGGGACAAAAAATCCGCATCCGGCTGAAGTCATATGACCACGAGGTCATTGATGTTTCAGCGCGGAAGATCGTTGAGACGGTCACGCGCGCAGGCGCAACGGTAGTCGGCCCGGTGCCGCTGCCCACGGAGAAGAACGTTTACTGCGTTATTCGCTCTCCTCACAAGTACAAGGACAGCCGTGAGCACTTCGAAATGCGTACTCACAAGCGTCTGATCGACATCATCGACCCCACGCCGAAGGCCGTCGACTCGCTTATGCGTCTCGATCTGCCTGCAGACGTGAACATCGAAATCAAGCTCTAG
- a CDS encoding GH1 family beta-glucosidase codes for MTVQDSGSVEDLAARLRPGFTLGVASAAFQIEGSLTADGRGPSGWDAFAEKPGAIVDGGSPSVACDHYNRADEDIALMQELGVDSYRFSLSWPRIQPGGKGSVNQRGLDFYDRLIDKLLAAGISPMATLYHWDTPLELEHAGGWMNRDTAERFAVYCAAAAQRFGDRVDHWVTMNEPVSVTVQGYSLGVHAPGRQLLFDSLPAAHHQLLGHGMAVRALRDAGVKGQIGVSNMHCPVEPAGTSLGDRLMAQALDLILNRIYADAILLGQYPRPPLPMKPWFRSLGTVHDGDLELISQPLDFYGLNYYYPVKVAAGPGPAEIPTGTSPEMTKVPFHLAAYQEYDTTGFGWPVAPQYLALLLREMKDRYGEALPPLYITEGGASFPEPPHVDGPVQDTNRISYLAEHLGHALTATGPGGIAEDVDLRGYYVWTLLDNFEWAAGYSQRFGLVHVDFHTLERTPKESYYWLRALERARSREP; via the coding sequence ATGACGGTCCAGGATTCAGGCTCGGTGGAAGATCTGGCCGCGCGGCTGCGCCCCGGTTTCACGCTGGGAGTGGCCTCGGCTGCTTTCCAGATTGAAGGATCACTGACGGCCGATGGCCGTGGCCCTTCGGGTTGGGATGCGTTTGCGGAAAAGCCAGGAGCAATAGTCGACGGCGGCTCCCCCAGCGTAGCGTGCGACCATTACAACCGCGCTGATGAAGACATCGCCTTGATGCAGGAACTCGGCGTGGACTCCTACCGTTTCTCGCTGTCCTGGCCGAGGATCCAGCCTGGCGGCAAAGGTTCAGTCAACCAGCGCGGGTTGGATTTCTACGACCGGCTGATAGACAAACTCCTGGCCGCAGGCATCTCCCCCATGGCTACCCTGTACCACTGGGATACCCCGTTGGAACTGGAGCACGCCGGCGGGTGGATGAACCGTGATACTGCCGAGCGCTTTGCGGTTTACTGCGCCGCCGCTGCACAACGGTTCGGAGACCGCGTGGATCATTGGGTCACCATGAACGAGCCCGTGTCAGTCACGGTGCAGGGGTACTCCCTGGGGGTGCACGCCCCGGGCCGGCAACTCCTGTTCGATTCCCTGCCGGCGGCACACCACCAATTGCTGGGGCACGGAATGGCGGTACGCGCCCTCCGTGATGCGGGCGTCAAAGGACAGATCGGAGTATCCAACATGCACTGCCCCGTGGAGCCCGCCGGCACCAGCCTCGGCGACCGGCTGATGGCGCAGGCGCTGGACCTGATCCTCAACCGCATCTATGCCGATGCCATACTCCTTGGCCAGTACCCCAGGCCACCCCTGCCCATGAAACCTTGGTTCCGCTCCCTTGGTACTGTCCACGACGGCGATCTCGAGCTGATCAGCCAGCCGTTGGATTTCTACGGACTCAACTACTACTACCCCGTCAAGGTCGCTGCGGGTCCGGGCCCGGCGGAGATCCCCACGGGAACCTCTCCCGAGATGACCAAGGTCCCGTTCCACCTGGCGGCGTACCAGGAGTACGACACCACCGGATTCGGCTGGCCTGTTGCACCGCAGTATCTGGCGTTGTTGCTAAGGGAGATGAAGGACAGGTACGGAGAGGCCCTTCCCCCGCTCTACATCACCGAAGGCGGTGCCAGTTTTCCGGAACCGCCCCACGTTGACGGCCCGGTCCAGGACACCAACCGCATCTCCTACCTCGCCGAGCACCTTGGCCACGCCCTGACCGCAACCGGCCCGGGCGGGATTGCCGAGGATGTGGATCTGCGCGGCTATTACGTCTGGACACTTCTGGACAACTTTGAGTGGGCCGCAGGCTATTCACAGCGCTTCGGGCTGGTCCACGTCGACTTCCACACCTTGGAACGGACACCCAAAGAATCCTATTACTGGCTGCGCGCGCTGGAGAGGGCACGTAGCCGTGAACCGTGA
- the tuf gene encoding elongation factor Tu — protein MAKAKFERTKPHVNIGTIGHVDHGKTTLTAAISKVLYDQYPDLNEQRDFASIDSAPEERQRGITINISHVEYQTEKRHYAHVDAPGHADYIKNMITGAAQMDGAILVVAATDGPMAQTREHVLLARQVGVPYLLVALNKSDMVDDEELLDLVEMEVRELLSSQGFDGDEAPVVRVSGLKALEGDPVWVKSVQDLMAAVDESVPDPVRDRDKPFLMPIEDVFTITGRGTVVTGRAERGTLAINSEVEIVGIRPIQKTTVTGIEMFHKQLDEAWAGENCGLLLRGLKRDDVERGQVVVKPGSITPHTDFEANVYILSKDEGGRHNPFYSNYRPQFYFRTTDVTGVITLPEGTEMVMPGDNTEMTVALIQPIAMEEGLGFAIREGGRTVGSGRVTSIIK, from the coding sequence GTGGCAAAGGCAAAGTTCGAGCGGACTAAGCCGCACGTCAACATCGGCACCATTGGTCACGTTGACCACGGTAAGACGACGCTGACTGCCGCCATTTCCAAGGTGCTGTACGACCAGTACCCGGATCTCAACGAGCAGCGCGACTTCGCGTCGATTGACTCTGCTCCGGAAGAGCGCCAGCGCGGTATTACCATCAACATCTCCCACGTGGAGTACCAGACCGAGAAGCGCCACTACGCACACGTAGACGCCCCGGGTCACGCTGACTACATCAAGAACATGATCACCGGTGCTGCCCAGATGGACGGCGCAATCCTCGTGGTTGCTGCAACCGATGGTCCGATGGCTCAGACCCGTGAGCACGTTCTGCTCGCCCGCCAGGTTGGTGTTCCCTACCTGCTGGTCGCACTGAACAAGTCCGACATGGTTGATGACGAAGAACTCCTCGACCTCGTCGAAATGGAAGTTCGTGAGCTCCTGAGCTCGCAGGGCTTCGATGGCGATGAGGCTCCGGTTGTTCGCGTTTCCGGCCTCAAGGCTCTGGAAGGCGACCCGGTTTGGGTCAAGTCCGTCCAGGACCTGATGGCAGCTGTCGACGAGTCCGTTCCGGACCCCGTACGTGACCGCGACAAGCCGTTCCTGATGCCGATCGAAGACGTCTTCACGATCACCGGTCGTGGCACCGTTGTTACGGGCCGCGCCGAGCGTGGAACCCTCGCCATCAACTCCGAGGTTGAGATCGTCGGCATCCGCCCGATCCAGAAGACCACGGTTACCGGTATCGAGATGTTCCACAAGCAGCTCGACGAAGCATGGGCCGGCGAGAACTGTGGCCTCCTGCTCCGCGGTCTGAAGCGCGACGATGTCGAGCGTGGCCAGGTTGTCGTCAAGCCGGGTTCCATCACCCCGCACACCGACTTCGAGGCTAACGTCTACATCCTTTCCAAGGACGAAGGCGGACGTCACAACCCGTTCTACTCCAACTACCGCCCGCAGTTCTACTTCCGTACCACGGACGTAACCGGCGTTATCACCCTGCCGGAAGGCACGGAAATGGTTATGCCTGGCGACAACACTGAGATGACCGTTGCGCTCATCCAGCCGATCGCTATGGAAGAGGGCCTCGGCTTCGCTATCCGCGAAGGCGGCCGCACCGTTGGTTCAGGACGTGTCACCAGCATCATCAAGTAG
- the fusA gene encoding elongation factor G — translation MAQDVLTDLNKVRNIGIMAHIDAGKTTTTERILFYTGVNHKIGETHDGASTTDWMEQEKERGITITSAAVTCFWDKNQINIIDTPGHVDFTVEVERSLRVLDGAVAVFDGKEGVEPQSETVWRQADKYNVPRICFVNKMDKLGADFYFTVDTIISRLGAKPLVMQLPIGAENDFIGVVDLLEMRALVWPGDAKGDVTMGASYEVQEIPADLQAKAEEYRAQLVETVAEASEELMEKYLEGEELTLEELKAGIRKMTINSELYPVFCGSAFKNRGVQPMLDAVVDFLPNPLDVPPMIGHDPRDEEKELTRKPSADEPFSALAFKIAAHPFFGQLTFVRVYSGHVEAGAQVVNSTKGKKERIGKLFQMHANKEMPVEGATAGHIYAAIGLKDTTTGDTLCDANNQIVLESMSFPEPVISVAIEPNTKGDQEKLSTAIQKLSAEDPTFQVSLNEDTGQTIIAGMGELHLDILVDRMRREFKVEANVGKPQVAYRETIKRAVERHDYTHKKQTGGSGQFAKIQIAIEPMDTASGELYAFENKVTGGRVPREYIPSVDAGIQDALNDGVLAGYPVVGIKATLIDGASHDVDSSEMAFKIAGRMAFKEAARKANPVLLEPLMDVEVRTPEEYMGDVIGDLNARRGQMQSMEDAAGVKVIRAHVPLSGMFGYIGDLRSKTQGRAVYSMTFNSYAEVPKAVADEIIQKTRGE, via the coding sequence GTGGCACAGGACGTGCTTACCGACCTTAATAAGGTCCGCAATATCGGCATCATGGCCCACATCGATGCCGGCAAGACCACCACTACCGAGCGCATCCTGTTCTACACGGGTGTGAACCACAAGATCGGCGAGACGCACGACGGCGCTTCGACGACCGACTGGATGGAACAGGAAAAGGAACGCGGCATCACCATCACGTCTGCCGCCGTGACTTGCTTCTGGGACAAGAACCAGATCAACATCATCGACACCCCGGGCCACGTTGACTTCACGGTTGAGGTTGAGCGCTCCCTGCGCGTCCTCGACGGTGCAGTTGCAGTGTTCGACGGCAAGGAAGGCGTGGAGCCGCAGTCCGAGACTGTTTGGCGCCAGGCTGACAAGTACAACGTTCCGCGTATCTGCTTCGTCAACAAGATGGACAAGCTGGGCGCTGACTTCTACTTCACCGTAGACACCATCATCTCCCGCCTTGGTGCCAAGCCGCTGGTCATGCAGCTGCCCATCGGCGCCGAGAACGACTTCATCGGTGTTGTTGACCTGCTCGAAATGCGCGCCCTGGTTTGGCCTGGCGACGCTAAGGGTGACGTCACCATGGGCGCTTCCTACGAAGTGCAGGAAATCCCGGCGGACCTCCAGGCCAAGGCCGAAGAGTACCGTGCACAGCTCGTTGAGACTGTGGCCGAGGCTTCCGAAGAGCTCATGGAGAAGTACCTCGAAGGTGAAGAACTCACCCTTGAGGAACTGAAGGCCGGCATCCGCAAGATGACCATCAACTCCGAGCTCTACCCGGTGTTCTGTGGTTCTGCCTTCAAGAACCGCGGTGTCCAGCCGATGCTTGACGCCGTTGTTGACTTCCTGCCGAACCCGCTCGACGTCCCGCCGATGATCGGTCACGATCCCCGCGACGAAGAGAAGGAACTGACGCGTAAGCCTTCTGCTGACGAGCCGTTCTCGGCCCTCGCCTTCAAGATCGCTGCGCACCCGTTCTTCGGTCAGCTGACCTTCGTCCGCGTGTACTCCGGTCACGTTGAGGCCGGCGCCCAGGTGGTTAACTCCACCAAGGGCAAGAAGGAACGTATCGGCAAGCTGTTCCAGATGCACGCCAACAAGGAAATGCCCGTTGAGGGCGCTACCGCCGGCCACATCTACGCAGCGATCGGTCTGAAGGACACCACCACGGGTGACACCCTGTGTGATGCCAACAACCAGATCGTCCTCGAGTCCATGAGCTTCCCGGAGCCCGTGATCTCGGTTGCCATCGAGCCCAACACCAAGGGTGACCAGGAGAAGCTCTCCACGGCCATCCAGAAGCTCTCCGCTGAGGACCCGACCTTCCAGGTCTCCCTCAACGAAGACACGGGCCAGACCATCATCGCCGGCATGGGCGAGCTTCACCTGGACATCCTGGTGGACCGCATGCGCCGCGAATTCAAGGTCGAGGCAAACGTCGGCAAGCCGCAGGTTGCTTACCGCGAAACCATCAAGCGCGCAGTCGAGCGTCATGACTACACGCATAAGAAGCAGACCGGTGGTTCGGGTCAGTTCGCAAAGATCCAGATCGCGATCGAGCCCATGGACACCGCCTCCGGCGAGCTGTACGCATTCGAGAACAAGGTCACTGGTGGCCGCGTTCCGCGTGAATACATCCCGTCCGTTGACGCCGGTATCCAGGATGCACTGAACGACGGCGTCCTGGCCGGTTACCCGGTTGTCGGCATCAAGGCCACGCTGATCGATGGCGCGTCCCACGATGTTGACTCCTCGGAAATGGCGTTCAAGATCGCCGGCCGTATGGCTTTCAAGGAAGCTGCACGCAAGGCGAACCCTGTTCTGCTTGAACCGCTGATGGATGTTGAGGTCCGCACACCTGAGGAATACATGGGTGATGTTATTGGTGACCTGAACGCCCGCCGTGGCCAGATGCAGTCCATGGAAGACGCAGCAGGTGTGAAGGTTATCCGTGCACACGTTCCGCTGTCCGGCATGTTCGGCTACATCGGTGACCTCCGGTCCAAGACCCAGGGTCGCGCTGTGTACTCCATGACGTTCAACAGCTACGCGGAGGTCCCGAAGGCAGTAGCCGACGAGATCATCCAGAAAACCCGCGGCGAGTAA
- the rpsG gene encoding 30S ribosomal protein S7: MPRKGPAPKRPLVSDPVYGSPLVTQLINKVLVDGKKSTAERIVYGALEGARAKSGGDPVAALKKAMDNVKPSLEVRSRRVGGATYQVPVEVKPGRSTALALRWLVGYSKARREKTMTERLQNEILDASNGLGAAVKRREDTHKMAESNKAFAHYRW, translated from the coding sequence ATGCCTCGCAAGGGTCCGGCCCCGAAGCGGCCGCTAGTTTCCGATCCCGTTTACGGCTCCCCGTTGGTCACTCAGCTGATCAACAAGGTTCTTGTCGACGGCAAGAAGTCCACCGCAGAGCGCATCGTTTACGGCGCACTCGAAGGTGCACGTGCCAAGTCCGGCGGCGACCCCGTTGCCGCTCTCAAGAAGGCCATGGACAACGTCAAGCCTTCCCTCGAGGTGCGTTCACGCCGTGTTGGTGGCGCTACCTACCAGGTTCCGGTTGAGGTCAAGCCGGGTCGCTCCACCGCTCTCGCTCTGCGTTGGCTCGTGGGCTACTCCAAGGCCCGCCGCGAGAAGACCATGACCGAGCGTCTCCAGAACGAAATCCTGGATGCCTCCAATGGTCTTGGTGCCGCTGTGAAGCGTCGCGAAGACACCCACAAGATGGCCGAGTCCAACAAGGCCTTCGCACACTACCGCTGGTAA
- the rpsL gene encoding 30S ribosomal protein S12 yields the protein MPTINQLVRKGRTPKVSKTKAPALKGSPMRRGVCTRVYTTTPKKPNSALRKVARVRLNGGVEVTAYIPGVGHNLQEHSIVLVRGGRVKDLPGVRYKIVRGALDTQGVKNRKQARSRYGAKMEKK from the coding sequence GTGCCTACGATTAACCAGCTGGTCCGCAAGGGCCGCACGCCGAAGGTCTCCAAGACCAAGGCTCCCGCGCTGAAGGGCAGCCCGATGCGCCGCGGTGTTTGCACCCGCGTTTACACCACCACCCCCAAGAAGCCGAACTCGGCTCTCCGTAAGGTGGCACGTGTGCGTCTCAACGGTGGCGTGGAAGTAACCGCTTACATCCCCGGTGTTGGCCACAACCTCCAGGAGCACTCCATCGTGCTCGTCCGTGGTGGTCGTGTGAAGGACCTTCCGGGTGTCCGCTACAAGATCGTCCGCGGCGCACTCGACACCCAGGGTGTCAAGAACCGCAAGCAGGCCCGCAGCCGTTACGGCGCAAAGATGGAGAAGAAGTAA